In Pseudomonas fluorescens NCIMB 11764, a single window of DNA contains:
- a CDS encoding GlxA family transcriptional regulator, with amino-acid sequence MASLRYGKQLGQGLTPAFETRLVSPDGKPVNSFSDVIMPVDGGLENADVIILPAFWDDFETLCQRYPQVLPWLRQQHARGAVLCGEATGVFWLAEAGLLNGKEATTYWRFFNAFAERFPKVHLKQDKHLTDADNLYCAGGTTSACDLYIYLIERFCGANVAQAVARDILYEVQRSYSPGRIGFGGQKLHQDVIILQIQHWLEEHFADKFRFEDVAREHGMSIRNFMRRFQTATGDKPLHYLQRLRIETAKGLLSGSRKSIKTISYEVGYDDASFFARLFRQHTELSPNQYRQQFQQAA; translated from the coding sequence CTGGCCAGCCTGCGCTACGGCAAACAACTGGGCCAGGGCCTGACACCGGCGTTCGAAACGCGGCTGGTCAGCCCCGATGGCAAACCGGTGAACAGCTTCAGCGATGTGATCATGCCGGTGGACGGCGGCCTGGAAAACGCCGACGTCATCATCCTCCCGGCGTTCTGGGACGATTTCGAAACCCTTTGCCAACGTTACCCACAGGTCCTGCCGTGGCTGCGCCAGCAACATGCTCGCGGCGCGGTACTTTGTGGCGAGGCCACGGGGGTGTTCTGGCTCGCCGAAGCCGGGCTGCTCAATGGCAAGGAAGCGACCACCTACTGGCGCTTCTTCAATGCGTTTGCCGAGCGTTTCCCGAAGGTTCACCTCAAGCAGGACAAGCACCTGACCGACGCCGACAACCTGTATTGCGCTGGCGGTACGACCTCGGCGTGCGATCTCTATATCTACCTGATCGAGCGCTTCTGCGGCGCCAACGTGGCCCAGGCCGTGGCTCGCGACATTCTTTATGAAGTGCAGCGCAGCTATTCGCCGGGACGCATCGGTTTCGGCGGGCAGAAGCTGCACCAGGACGTGATCATCCTGCAGATCCAGCACTGGCTCGAAGAACATTTCGCCGACAAGTTCCGCTTCGAAGACGTCGCGCGCGAGCACGGCATGAGCATCCGCAACTTCATGCGCCGCTTCCAGACCGCCACCGGCGACAAGCCGCTGCATTACCTGCAACGCCTGCGCATTGAAACGGCAAAGGGCTTGCTGTCCGGCAGCCGCAAAAGCATCAAGACCATCAGTTATGAAGTCGGATATGACGACGCGAGTTTCTTCGCACGACTGTTCCGCCAGCACACGGAATTGTCTCCGAACCAGTATCGGCAGCAGTTTCAGCAGGCGGCTTAA
- a CDS encoding asparaginase — MDLPELAIAALGGTVSMQARNAGEGVIPTLTGETLLNSVPELTTLARVNVETLGLMPSASLDFEFLLSVLSWAKFQIKQGAVGVVITQGSDTLEETATFFDYLWDCDEPLVLTGAMRSAAQAGADGPANLLDACRVALAADSRRRGVQVVMNGQIHAASAVRKTDSLALQAFSSPIIGPAGMLIENSVRYMRPPTQRNILPLPQQTTQKIALLEVSLSADTLVLNNILDLGYDGLVIAGFGAGHVPGNWSDVIETIAQKIPVVIATRTGSGSTARSTYGFIGGEMDLIRKGALMAGLLCPRKARILLWLLVGCQRQHQLTSYLWEI, encoded by the coding sequence ATGGACTTACCCGAACTGGCCATCGCGGCGCTCGGCGGCACCGTAAGCATGCAAGCCAGGAACGCCGGCGAAGGTGTTATTCCCACACTCACCGGCGAAACGCTGCTGAATTCGGTACCGGAACTGACGACACTGGCACGGGTCAACGTTGAAACACTCGGGCTTATGCCCAGCGCATCACTGGATTTCGAATTCTTGCTGAGCGTCCTGTCCTGGGCAAAATTCCAGATCAAGCAAGGTGCCGTCGGAGTTGTCATTACCCAAGGCTCGGATACCCTCGAAGAAACGGCCACCTTTTTCGACTATTTGTGGGACTGCGATGAACCGTTGGTCCTGACCGGCGCCATGCGTTCAGCGGCCCAGGCGGGGGCTGATGGTCCAGCGAATCTGTTGGATGCGTGCCGGGTAGCACTGGCTGCAGACAGCCGTCGGCGAGGCGTTCAAGTGGTCATGAACGGGCAGATTCACGCCGCGAGCGCCGTCCGAAAAACCGACTCATTGGCGTTGCAGGCGTTTTCCTCTCCCATCATCGGTCCTGCCGGCATGCTCATTGAGAACAGCGTCCGATATATGCGCCCGCCAACCCAGCGGAACATCTTGCCGCTGCCGCAGCAAACAACGCAGAAAATCGCCCTGCTGGAAGTCTCGCTTTCTGCGGACACCCTTGTCCTGAACAACATCCTCGACCTCGGATACGACGGGCTTGTAATCGCAGGATTTGGTGCAGGGCATGTTCCCGGAAACTGGTCTGATGTGATCGAAACTATCGCCCAAAAAATTCCTGTCGTCATTGCAACCCGGACAGGGTCCGGTTCTACCGCGCGATCCACCTACGGTTTTATTGGCGGCGAGATGGACTTGATCCGTAAAGGTGCGTTGATGGCTGGATTGCTTTGCCCTCGCAAAGCCCGAATTTTGTTGTGGTTGCTCGTTGGTTGCCAGCGGCAGCATCAACTGACGAGTTATCTCTGGGAAATCTGA
- a CDS encoding nitrilase family protein, whose product MSEPISPVRVAVVQFDPQVGVKNREGNLHRSLQLALEAVNGGANLIVLPELSSTGYYFSSRQDAFDHSEAIPGGASLQAWMEFARQHSVYLVAGLAERDGMQLFNTGVLVGPEGLIGKYRKAHLWNLEKLWFTPGDLGFPVFDTPIGRIGLLICWDIWFPEVPRILSQQGADIICSLNNWVWTPPPLFDDAGKCMASYLTMTAAHVNNVFIAAASRIGEERGARYLGCSLIAGTNGWPIGTVASADQQEILFADIDLTSARSAPIWNNLNDLHRDRRADLYDQMLGYRQHSCLPR is encoded by the coding sequence ATGAGTGAGCCAATAAGCCCTGTTCGTGTAGCAGTCGTGCAATTCGACCCTCAGGTCGGCGTGAAGAATCGTGAAGGAAATCTGCATCGCAGCCTGCAACTGGCGCTGGAAGCTGTAAACGGCGGAGCGAATCTCATCGTCCTGCCTGAACTCTCAAGCACCGGGTATTACTTCAGCAGTAGACAGGATGCGTTCGATCACTCGGAGGCGATTCCCGGAGGTGCAAGCCTGCAAGCCTGGATGGAATTCGCCCGCCAGCACAGCGTTTACCTCGTAGCCGGTCTCGCCGAGCGCGACGGCATGCAGCTGTTCAACACCGGCGTCCTGGTAGGGCCGGAAGGACTCATCGGCAAATACCGAAAGGCTCATTTGTGGAACCTGGAAAAACTGTGGTTCACGCCGGGCGATCTGGGTTTTCCGGTTTTCGATACACCGATCGGCCGTATCGGGTTGTTGATCTGTTGGGATATCTGGTTTCCGGAGGTGCCGCGAATTCTGAGTCAGCAAGGGGCGGATATCATTTGCAGCCTGAACAACTGGGTCTGGACGCCACCACCTCTGTTCGATGACGCCGGCAAGTGCATGGCTTCGTATCTGACAATGACCGCTGCGCATGTAAACAACGTGTTTATCGCCGCGGCCAGCCGAATAGGCGAAGAACGAGGGGCTCGTTATCTGGGTTGCTCGCTGATTGCCGGAACCAATGGCTGGCCGATCGGCACTGTCGCCTCGGCGGACCAACAAGAAATCCTGTTTGCCGATATCGACCTGACCAGCGCCCGCAGCGCACCCATCTGGAACAACCTGAACGATCTGCATCGCGATCGCCGAGCCGATCTCTACGATCAGATGCTCGGTTACCGCCAGCATTCGTGCCTCCCGCGCTGA
- the rplM gene encoding 50S ribosomal protein L13 produces the protein MKTFTAKPETVQRDWFVVDAAGQTLGRLATEIASRLRGKHKAEYTPHVDTGDYIVVINAEQIRVTGAKTTDKIYYSHSGFPGGIKSINFEKLIAKAPERVIETAVKGMLPKNPLGRDMYRKLKVYAGAVHPHTAQQPQELKF, from the coding sequence ATGAAAACTTTTACTGCTAAACCGGAAACAGTACAGCGCGACTGGTTTGTCGTCGACGCTGCAGGTCAGACCCTGGGTCGTCTGGCCACCGAAATCGCGAGCCGTCTGCGTGGCAAGCATAAAGCTGAGTACACTCCTCACGTTGACACCGGCGATTACATCGTCGTTATCAATGCCGAGCAGATTCGTGTAACCGGTGCTAAAACCACCGACAAAATCTACTACTCCCACTCCGGTTTCCCGGGCGGCATCAAGTCGATCAACTTCGAAAAGCTGATCGCTAAAGCCCCTGAGCGCGTGATCGAGACCGCGGTCAAAGGCATGCTGCCTAAGAACCCGCTGGGTCGCGACATGTATCGTAAGCTGAAAGTCTATGCGGGCGCTGTACACCCTCATACTGCTCAGCAGCCCCAAGAACTGAAGTTTTAA
- a CDS encoding membrane protein, translating into MQTTTQKKRLAHRSPFDTAIILLIIGTLLLATWLSFTHRTAWSAHWPGYGDLLSGLPEPSAWLRWVLGDISEVAFYKHEFASIGLLAGAYLAYWANRTGRSWQGFAISYGSGLWPWLVTSSLLGLLLSNLLWGWTVTATSWQPTFAAFVSLPAAMVLMFGGGWKVTVNGAIMGAMLVTPMCLLMVNYLCNPLGLPVVIGNVSGMAVASVLAFLLCRYLPSLVKSDPSTNPCDPAPEPTATKTPDYGVIWSMRRVLADFSEAPFFGNEWASLGLILGALLAFTLNPLSPVYGSQLLPQLIGAQALTSALGVLIWRRHWISYGWYPTYVPLVSVVPAALLTYGGSWQVIVMSALLGALIAPPLAWAIARRLPADMHGFIGNVLSMAISTLLIIPFIGFLMTH; encoded by the coding sequence ATGCAAACCACAACCCAGAAAAAACGACTTGCCCACCGATCGCCATTCGACACGGCGATCATCCTGCTGATTATCGGCACGCTACTGCTGGCGACCTGGCTTTCATTCACCCACCGTACTGCCTGGTCCGCTCATTGGCCCGGTTACGGCGATTTGCTTTCAGGTCTTCCCGAACCAAGTGCCTGGTTACGCTGGGTGCTCGGAGACATCAGCGAAGTGGCGTTCTACAAGCACGAGTTCGCCTCTATCGGGCTGTTGGCTGGCGCCTATCTGGCCTACTGGGCGAATCGGACCGGAAGATCCTGGCAAGGTTTTGCCATCTCGTACGGCAGCGGATTATGGCCGTGGCTGGTCACCAGTTCATTGCTTGGGCTACTGCTGAGCAACCTGCTTTGGGGCTGGACGGTAACCGCCACTAGCTGGCAACCCACCTTCGCCGCCTTCGTTTCACTGCCGGCAGCAATGGTGCTGATGTTTGGCGGTGGCTGGAAGGTCACGGTCAACGGCGCAATCATGGGGGCCATGCTCGTCACACCGATGTGTCTGCTGATGGTCAATTACCTGTGCAACCCGCTGGGACTGCCCGTGGTGATTGGTAATGTCTCGGGCATGGCGGTCGCCAGCGTGCTGGCCTTTCTGCTCTGCCGTTATCTGCCAAGCCTGGTGAAGTCAGATCCATCTACAAATCCATGCGACCCAGCGCCCGAACCCACCGCCACCAAAACGCCTGACTACGGAGTGATCTGGAGTATGCGCCGAGTCTTGGCGGACTTTTCGGAAGCGCCATTCTTTGGCAACGAATGGGCGAGCCTCGGCCTGATTCTGGGCGCCTTGCTGGCGTTCACGCTTAACCCGTTGAGTCCGGTCTACGGTTCGCAGCTGCTGCCCCAGTTGATTGGTGCACAAGCACTGACCTCAGCGCTGGGTGTACTGATCTGGCGTCGGCACTGGATATCGTATGGCTGGTATCCCACCTATGTTCCGCTGGTGTCGGTGGTGCCGGCGGCGCTGCTGACGTACGGCGGCAGCTGGCAGGTCATCGTCATGAGCGCACTGCTGGGGGCCTTGATTGCGCCGCCTCTGGCGTGGGCGATTGCCAGGCGGTTGCCGGCGGACATGCATGGTTTCATCGGCAACGTTCTGTCCATGGCCATCAGTACGCTGCTGATCATTCCATTCATCGGTTTCCTGATGACCCACTAA
- the zapE gene encoding cell division protein ZapE gives MTPLERYQADLKRPEFFHDAAQETAVRHLQRLYDDLVAASQSKPGLLGKLFGKKEQAPVKGLYFWGGVGRGKTYLVDTFFEALPFKEKTRTHFHRFMKRVHEEMKTLGGEKNPLTIIAKRFSDESRVICFDEFFVSDITDAMILGTLMEELFKNGVTLVATSNIVPDGLYKDGLQRARFLPAIALIKQNTEIVNVDSGVDYRLRHLEQAELFHFPLDEASHESLRKSFRALTPECTAAIENDVLMIENREIRALRTCDDVAWFDFRELCDGPRSQNDYIELGKIFHAVLLSGVEQMSVTTDDIARRFINMVDEFYDRNVKLIISAEVELKDLYTGGRLNFEFQRTLSRLLEMQSHEFLSRAHKP, from the coding sequence ATGACGCCCCTAGAACGATATCAAGCTGATCTGAAACGCCCGGAATTCTTCCATGACGCCGCGCAGGAAACTGCCGTGCGCCATTTGCAGCGCCTGTACGACGATCTGGTCGCCGCCTCGCAGAGCAAACCGGGCCTGCTCGGCAAGCTGTTCGGCAAGAAAGAGCAGGCGCCGGTCAAGGGCCTGTATTTCTGGGGTGGCGTAGGCCGCGGCAAGACCTACCTGGTCGACACCTTCTTCGAAGCGTTGCCGTTCAAGGAAAAGACCCGCACTCACTTCCACCGCTTCATGAAGCGCGTGCACGAAGAGATGAAGACCCTCGGCGGCGAGAAAAACCCGCTGACCATCATCGCCAAGCGCTTCTCCGACGAGTCGCGAGTGATCTGTTTCGATGAGTTCTTCGTCTCCGACATTACCGACGCGATGATCCTCGGTACGTTGATGGAAGAGCTGTTCAAGAACGGCGTGACCCTGGTCGCGACGTCCAACATCGTGCCGGACGGCCTGTACAAGGACGGCCTGCAACGCGCACGCTTCCTGCCGGCCATCGCGCTGATCAAGCAGAACACCGAAATCGTCAACGTCGACAGCGGCGTCGATTACCGCCTGCGTCACCTCGAGCAAGCGGAGCTGTTCCACTTCCCGCTCGACGAAGCGTCCCACGAAAGCCTGCGCAAGAGCTTCCGCGCCCTGACGCCGGAATGCACGGCAGCCATCGAGAACGATGTGCTGATGATCGAGAACCGCGAGATACGTGCCTTGCGCACCTGCGATGACGTGGCCTGGTTCGACTTCCGCGAACTGTGTGACGGTCCGCGCAGCCAGAACGATTACATCGAACTGGGCAAGATCTTCCACGCCGTGTTGCTCAGCGGTGTCGAGCAGATGAGCGTCACCACCGACGACATCGCCCGACGCTTTATCAACATGGTCGACGAGTTCTACGACCGTAACGTGAAGTTGATCATTTCCGCTGAGGTCGAGCTCAAAGACCTCTACACCGGCGGTCGCCTGAACTTCGAGTTCCAGCGCACCCTTAGCCGGCTGCTGGAAATGCAGTCCCACGAATTCCTGTCCCGGGCGCATAAGCCGTAG
- a CDS encoding NADP(H)-dependent aldo-keto reductase, with product MDYRQLGRTNLNVSAICLGTMTWGEQNSEAEAFAQIERAKSAGINFIDTAEMYPVPPKADTYATTERYIGNYFKSRGDRADWILASKIAGPGNTIDYIRDKNLRHNRQHITEAVDASLKRLQTDYIDLYQLHWPERSTNFFGQLGYKHKIEANLTPLEDTLEALDEQVKAGKIRHIGLSNETPWGTMRFLALAEARGWPRAVSIQNPYNLLNRSFEVGLAEIAIREQCGLLAYSPLAFGFLSGKYEGGARPPKGRLSLYSRFSRYFNPQSEAACSRYVALAREHGLDPAQMALAFVTQQPFVTSNIIGATTLEQLDSNIASFELKLSDEVLAGIEAIHKDHPNPAP from the coding sequence ATGGACTATCGACAGCTAGGCCGAACCAATCTGAACGTGAGCGCCATCTGCCTCGGAACCATGACCTGGGGCGAGCAAAACAGCGAGGCTGAAGCCTTCGCACAGATTGAACGGGCCAAGAGTGCCGGGATCAATTTCATCGACACTGCCGAGATGTACCCGGTGCCACCGAAGGCCGATACCTATGCCACCACCGAGCGCTACATCGGCAATTACTTCAAAAGCCGCGGCGATCGTGCCGACTGGATCCTGGCCAGCAAGATCGCCGGCCCCGGCAACACCATCGACTACATCCGCGACAAAAACCTGCGCCACAACCGCCAGCACATCACCGAAGCGGTGGATGCCAGCCTCAAGCGCCTGCAAACCGATTACATCGACCTCTATCAGTTGCACTGGCCGGAGCGCAGCACCAACTTCTTCGGTCAACTGGGCTACAAACACAAAATCGAAGCCAACCTGACGCCGCTGGAGGACACCCTCGAAGCGCTGGACGAACAGGTCAAGGCCGGCAAGATCCGCCACATCGGCCTGTCCAATGAAACGCCGTGGGGCACCATGCGTTTCCTGGCGCTGGCCGAAGCCCGTGGCTGGCCACGTGCGGTGTCGATCCAGAACCCGTACAACCTGCTCAACCGCAGCTTCGAAGTCGGCCTGGCGGAAATCGCCATCCGCGAACAGTGCGGCCTGCTCGCCTATTCGCCGCTGGCGTTCGGCTTTCTGTCGGGCAAGTACGAAGGTGGCGCGCGTCCGCCGAAGGGCCGCCTGAGTCTCTACAGTCGCTTCAGCCGCTATTTCAATCCACAGTCGGAAGCAGCGTGCAGCCGTTATGTTGCACTGGCCCGTGAGCACGGCCTGGACCCGGCGCAAATGGCGTTGGCGTTCGTGACGCAGCAACCGTTCGTGACCAGCAACATCATCGGCGCGACGACGCTGGAACAGCTGGACAGCAATATCGCCAGTTTCGAGCTGAAACTATCCGACGAAGTGCTTGCGGGGATTGAGGCGATTCACAAGGATCACCCGAATCCTGCACCGTAA
- a CDS encoding acyl-CoA dehydrogenase family protein produces MIPRTLFSPEHELFRDSVRTFLEKEAVPFHGQWEKQGYIDRQLWNKAGEAGMLCSHLPEEYGGLGADFLYSAVVIEEVGRLGLTGIGFSLHSDIVAPYILHYGSEALKHKYLPKLVSGEMVTAIAMTEPGAGSDLQGVKTTAVLDGDEYVINGSKTFITNGYLADLVIVVAKTDPKAGAKGTSLFLVEADTPGFAKGKRLEKVGMKAQDTSELFFQDVRVPKENLLGQAGMGFAYLMQELPQERLTVAVGGLASAEAALQWTLEYTRERKAFGKAIADFQNTRFKLAEMATEIQIGRVFVDRCLELHLQGKLDVPTAAMAKYWGTDLQCKVLDECVQLHGGYGFMWEYPIARAWADARVQRIYAGTNEIMKEIIARSL; encoded by the coding sequence ATGATCCCCAGAACCTTGTTCAGTCCCGAGCACGAACTTTTTCGCGACAGCGTGCGAACCTTCCTCGAAAAAGAGGCCGTGCCGTTTCATGGGCAGTGGGAGAAACAGGGCTATATCGATCGCCAACTCTGGAACAAGGCGGGGGAGGCGGGGATGTTGTGTTCTCATTTGCCGGAAGAGTACGGCGGGCTGGGAGCTGATTTTCTCTACAGTGCGGTGGTGATCGAAGAAGTGGGGCGTCTGGGCCTGACCGGCATCGGTTTTTCCCTGCATTCGGACATCGTCGCGCCGTACATCCTGCATTACGGCAGCGAAGCGCTGAAACACAAATACCTGCCGAAACTGGTGTCTGGCGAGATGGTTACGGCGATTGCCATGACCGAGCCGGGCGCGGGTTCCGACCTGCAAGGGGTGAAAACCACCGCGGTGCTTGATGGCGACGAATACGTGATCAACGGTTCGAAGACCTTTATCACCAACGGCTATCTCGCGGACCTGGTGATTGTCGTGGCCAAGACCGATCCGAAGGCGGGCGCGAAAGGTACCAGTCTGTTTCTGGTCGAGGCCGACACGCCCGGCTTTGCCAAGGGCAAGCGCCTGGAGAAAGTCGGCATGAAGGCGCAGGACACGTCGGAGCTGTTTTTCCAGGACGTTCGGGTGCCCAAGGAAAACCTGCTGGGGCAGGCCGGGATGGGCTTCGCGTATCTGATGCAGGAATTGCCGCAGGAGCGTCTGACGGTCGCTGTGGGCGGATTGGCGTCGGCGGAGGCTGCGCTGCAATGGACGCTGGAGTACACCCGCGAACGCAAGGCGTTCGGCAAGGCGATTGCCGACTTCCAGAACACCCGATTCAAGCTGGCGGAAATGGCGACCGAAATTCAGATTGGCCGGGTCTTCGTCGATCGCTGCCTGGAGTTGCACCTGCAAGGCAAGCTCGACGTGCCGACGGCGGCGATGGCCAAGTATTGGGGCACGGACCTGCAGTGCAAGGTGCTCGACGAGTGCGTGCAGTTGCATGGCGGCTACGGATTCATGTGGGAATACCCGATTGCGCGTGCGTGGGCGGATGCGCGGGTGCAGCGGATTTATGCCGGCACCAACGAGATCATGAAGGAGATTATTGCGCGGTCGCTTTGA
- a CDS encoding flavin monoamine oxidase family protein — protein MTIGSSYEYPAHATKTAARTKRSTDAKWTARFPNPPDLCFDYRALVEQENGIAKATTPHHKICIIGAGVTGLTAARELYRCGFTDITLIEQSRRIGGRHLTVAGSQRSSMSHTPFEMGAMRMPFFNRADEPPTDGRSLMAYYAKTFDLAFSDFANPGSQWVTSTGIYLREGSMGDGQTPQMLIWKNEDGQTPPPGDELQKVYAKWKTFADRMTRHVAEVYASQEWEGMWDAIVEKYQNISFRDLVSMAPLEDWDERSPGDFGGMGMSAQESAIFYAIGIGDGSWGAFYDVCSLYPLRTAIFGFSSQLQLIHGRVDAQGDPLASPYLQSKAVFDSKGLTFDGPRYIGLAALDECLLFMKTAETGKSFYDHCSERGSGLLTDSSVTKLKKLPDQKIRVCYDWKHSQDEHSQEQFEDFDSVIMTLPSWLIETRIKLENFTPHMLPFETINAYKTAHWETSCKVFAPLKKSFLSKNGKIPQAIVTDSFIHDVYTYRYNDTYSYDCILLSYTWEDDATKLASFTDKELVSKCAKELDRILMNAANIQEKISPYIGLDQAVVQRWMTDKNALGCAKLYRPGTYYDAVGLMKYNRDFAHVSGLYLSGESFSVDAGWTEPCFRGAVDAVIHICNKTSATFNGGFSLSDYPHYNVRA, from the coding sequence GTGACCATCGGATCAAGCTACGAATACCCGGCACACGCGACCAAGACTGCCGCTCGAACAAAGCGCTCGACTGACGCCAAATGGACGGCACGTTTTCCAAATCCCCCAGACCTCTGCTTCGACTATCGAGCATTGGTCGAACAGGAAAACGGCATCGCCAAAGCAACCACCCCGCACCATAAGATCTGCATCATCGGCGCAGGTGTCACCGGGCTTACTGCCGCCAGAGAACTCTATCGTTGCGGCTTTACCGATATCACCCTCATTGAACAATCCAGGAGAATTGGCGGCCGGCACCTGACCGTTGCTGGAAGCCAGCGCTCCTCGATGAGCCACACACCCTTTGAAATGGGCGCAATGCGCATGCCTTTCTTCAACAGGGCAGACGAACCGCCGACAGACGGCCGCTCGCTGATGGCCTACTACGCGAAGACGTTTGATTTGGCATTTTCGGATTTCGCCAATCCCGGAAGCCAATGGGTGACCTCGACCGGAATTTATCTGCGAGAGGGCAGCATGGGCGACGGTCAAACTCCGCAAATGCTTATCTGGAAGAATGAAGATGGCCAGACACCACCTCCCGGCGATGAACTGCAAAAGGTTTATGCCAAGTGGAAAACCTTTGCCGATCGCATGACTCGGCACGTCGCAGAGGTCTACGCCAGCCAGGAATGGGAAGGCATGTGGGACGCGATCGTCGAAAAGTACCAAAACATTTCATTTCGCGACCTCGTGAGCATGGCGCCCCTTGAAGATTGGGATGAACGATCGCCGGGAGACTTCGGCGGAATGGGCATGTCCGCGCAAGAGTCGGCCATTTTCTATGCCATCGGCATCGGCGATGGCAGTTGGGGAGCGTTTTATGATGTCTGCTCCCTTTATCCCCTGCGTACTGCGATTTTCGGGTTCAGCAGCCAGTTGCAACTGATCCATGGCCGGGTGGATGCTCAGGGCGATCCGTTGGCGTCACCCTATCTGCAGAGCAAAGCCGTATTTGATTCAAAAGGGCTGACTTTCGACGGCCCCCGTTACATCGGACTCGCTGCTCTGGACGAATGTCTGCTGTTCATGAAAACCGCGGAAACCGGAAAATCTTTCTACGATCATTGCAGTGAAAGGGGCAGTGGTTTGCTGACGGATTCGTCCGTCACAAAACTCAAAAAACTGCCCGATCAAAAAATACGCGTCTGCTACGACTGGAAACACAGCCAAGACGAGCACTCCCAGGAACAGTTCGAGGACTTTGATTCGGTCATCATGACCCTTCCTTCCTGGTTGATCGAAACCCGGATCAAGCTTGAAAACTTCACGCCACACATGCTGCCTTTCGAAACGATCAATGCCTATAAAACGGCGCATTGGGAAACCAGCTGCAAAGTCTTCGCACCGCTGAAGAAATCTTTTCTTTCGAAAAACGGAAAAATCCCGCAAGCCATCGTTACCGACAGTTTTATCCACGACGTCTACACCTATCGCTACAACGATACCTACAGCTATGACTGCATCCTTTTGAGTTACACATGGGAGGACGACGCCACCAAGCTGGCCTCATTTACGGACAAGGAACTGGTAAGCAAATGCGCCAAAGAGCTGGACCGAATCCTTATGAACGCCGCCAACATCCAGGAAAAAATCTCTCCCTACATCGGGCTTGATCAAGCAGTGGTCCAACGCTGGATGACCGACAAAAATGCCCTGGGATGTGCAAAGTTGTACCGGCCCGGCACCTACTACGACGCCGTAGGCCTGATGAAATACAACAGAGACTTCGCGCATGTTTCAGGCCTGTATTTGTCCGGAGAGTCATTTTCAGTCGATGCCGGCTGGACGGAGCCTTGTTTCCGAGGCGCCGTTGATGCGGTCATTCACATCTGCAACAAAACGTCTGCGACCTTCAATGGCGGGTTTTCCTTGAGCGACTATCCACACTACAACGTCAGGGCCTGA